Proteins encoded together in one Psychrobacter sp. 28M-43 window:
- a CDS encoding NAD(P)/FAD-dependent oxidoreductase, whose amino-acid sequence MSLSMSQAATTVDTHTNTHALASDHQKNAGIVIIGAGMAGSRFAIELARTQSNDDKSRLPITLISKEPHVGYNRIMLSPVLAGDTAFEDTYLYDNSEYEQLGITVLAGVAVETIDTKCQCIELDDGQTLNYAKLIMATGSTARVIPFPNHTANGVHVFRDLADVTALMDYARQGKAGLVIGGGVLGLEAACALAAQGASMTVIHMDSYVLNRQLDLPAAELLQAELMRRGVGLAVSAHTEAIEMNDAGEVCGLSLKDGRKLAADFIVMAVGVIPNTSLAKQSGLEVNRGIVVDDFMHTSCPNVYAIGECIEREGELFGMVAPVNQQVDTLVTVLKDALIENDINVIDNKAAVPDHWVPFISKPLSLKLKVSGMSAFSAGQIAFDDDAADSIETLVYRQPELNHYHCLYLKENKLIGAVLYGDTSDGSFYSQLIIDNVDITSIKDTLIFGEAYCHLDEIMPSNSPTTEVDIEFNETDRNVDHHKAAELLEDAL is encoded by the coding sequence ATGTCACTATCTATGTCGCAAGCCGCAACTACGGTAGATACTCATACCAACACTCACGCCTTAGCATCAGACCATCAAAAAAACGCTGGCATCGTTATTATCGGGGCGGGCATGGCAGGCAGTCGCTTTGCTATTGAGCTTGCTCGCACGCAATCAAATGATGATAAATCCCGTTTGCCAATTACGTTAATCAGTAAAGAGCCGCACGTGGGCTACAACCGAATTATGCTGTCACCCGTATTGGCTGGCGACACAGCGTTTGAAGATACTTATTTATATGACAACTCAGAGTATGAGCAGCTAGGTATCACCGTGCTGGCTGGGGTTGCAGTAGAGACAATAGATACCAAGTGCCAGTGTATTGAGCTAGATGATGGGCAAACACTCAACTATGCCAAGTTAATAATGGCCACAGGATCAACTGCCCGAGTCATTCCGTTCCCCAATCACACGGCTAATGGCGTGCATGTGTTTCGAGACCTTGCCGATGTGACCGCTCTGATGGACTATGCCCGCCAAGGAAAAGCGGGTTTGGTGATTGGTGGTGGCGTACTGGGATTAGAGGCTGCGTGCGCGTTGGCGGCACAGGGCGCGAGCATGACGGTCATTCATATGGATAGTTATGTACTCAATCGTCAGCTAGACCTGCCAGCTGCCGAGCTTTTGCAAGCTGAGCTCATGCGCCGAGGGGTTGGTCTCGCGGTTTCTGCCCATACTGAGGCCATCGAGATGAATGATGCAGGAGAAGTATGCGGATTGTCTTTAAAAGACGGGCGCAAGCTAGCAGCTGATTTTATCGTGATGGCAGTGGGTGTGATACCCAATACATCGCTTGCTAAGCAAAGCGGGCTTGAGGTTAATCGCGGTATTGTGGTCGATGATTTTATGCACACCAGTTGTCCTAATGTTTATGCCATTGGAGAGTGTATAGAGCGAGAGGGCGAGCTATTTGGAATGGTGGCGCCGGTCAATCAGCAGGTAGATACATTGGTCACGGTTTTAAAAGATGCTTTGATAGAAAACGATATAAATGTGATAGACAATAAAGCTGCCGTGCCAGATCACTGGGTTCCTTTTATCAGCAAGCCGTTGTCATTAAAATTGAAAGTATCTGGCATGTCGGCATTTTCTGCAGGGCAAATTGCTTTCGATGATGACGCTGCCGACTCTATTGAGACTCTCGTATATCGTCAGCCTGAATTAAACCATTATCACTGTCTGTACCTCAAAGAAAACAAACTCATTGGTGCTGTGCTTTATGGGGACACCAGCGATGGCAGCTTTTACAGTCAGTTAATTATAGATAACGTTGATATTACGTCCATTAAAGACACACTCATATTTGGCGAAGCATATTGTCATTTGGATGAAATAATGCCAAGCAATTCGCCGACTACGGAAGTAGATATAGAATTTAATGAGACAGACAGGAACGTCGATCATCATAAAGCGGCTGAACTGTTAGAGGATGCATTATGA
- a CDS encoding nitrate reductase, translated as MNDAIANQSTASKVVSANSLPNSMQKATDRVIETHDISAAKNTKKALSSSDSDLIDSSITTIRTTCPYCGVGCGVLASVNETEVLSVKGDPEHPANSGKLCSKGSALAQTLGTARRLTEPYYQNKQAVMQQHQPMQLGNDFNAKDVSDKSLIKQTDWDTVLGDVASRLNDTIAKHGRDSIMFYVSGQLLTEDYYVANKFIKGFIGNNNIDSNSRLCMSSAVAGHKRAFGADLVPGNYEDLEVCDLLVLVGSNMAWCHPILFGRFLAAKKANPNKKLIVIDPRRTDSCEFADLHLPIAAGTDTHLYNGLLHYLDQQGCQDDEYVSQSLGVDDAVNAAKAWSIDKVASACQVSADSIRQFYESVAATDKTVTAFSMGVNQSQSGTDKVNAIINTHLFTGRVGKVGASPFSLTGQPNAMGGREVGALANLLAAHLELDNADHRQLVADFWQSPQTIAPNVGVKACDAAAAILDGRIKAIWIMATNPVVSLPDADNFRQALTKCDLVIVSDCSVDSDTVKCADIVLPAQGWGEKSGTVTNSERRISRQRALMPALGLAKPDWWILSQVATRMGLTGFDYQHPSEIFNEHVALTAYGNTHSHRTSHSNKNYPRYLNLSKDLSALMTDEVPADKPAQQYISQHINQNGNQTYQPIALSQQAYEEMLPFQWGGTRISMIDKIKPLENEIINSEAAVTKSQLIAITPSDEASVANVHRHQSRKNSQLIVDNRTPFKHEFEHDTQPENEVVYLRLITGRLRDQWHTMTRTGLAPQLNQHQPVPTLTIHPNDARQLGVQDNDFVQLHRRFENHGKYESYENGVTSNGIVNDTAMSTAKDGNESTSIVLAQVAISDTLRVGDAFMPMHWSNAFASFARVGPLIPTVVDPLSGQPELKNSAISVTPVPMQSFGKILVHPEWQDAVIVQLRTILVNFSAKASEKGLSETKCEARSNNIVPEALPALTWSLSHQNNSVLINLASPMVEASSTLACPEFWQNFIASMQSLSQPNPQEGVMHTAFTVDNVQNQLRFIVTQSAPEIDSNNAAINSGSSDDERPSTQLIMAIYVAPTQKQLPSVRWLDSCFTDTSQIPVNQRYKWLLAGRPASGYVDPGPLVCSCMSVGKNTILNAITQHGCTSATAVGKQCRAGTNCGSCVGQINALIAECTPLAQA; from the coding sequence ATGAATGACGCTATTGCCAATCAATCTACTGCTAGTAAAGTAGTGTCAGCTAATAGCCTACCTAATAGCATGCAAAAAGCAACAGACCGCGTCATTGAAACACATGATATAAGTGCTGCCAAAAATACAAAAAAAGCACTGTCGTCTTCTGATAGCGATTTGATTGATAGCTCGATAACTACTATCCGCACAACGTGCCCTTATTGCGGAGTGGGATGCGGTGTTTTAGCGAGCGTGAATGAGACAGAGGTGCTGAGCGTTAAAGGAGATCCTGAGCATCCGGCTAATTCTGGTAAATTGTGCTCCAAAGGGAGTGCGCTAGCACAAACACTAGGCACTGCGCGCCGCTTGACCGAGCCATATTATCAAAACAAGCAAGCAGTCATGCAACAGCATCAGCCTATGCAATTGGGTAATGATTTTAATGCTAAAGACGTATCTGACAAGTCACTTATAAAGCAGACAGACTGGGATACCGTACTAGGGGACGTTGCCAGTCGTCTAAATGACACTATCGCCAAACACGGGCGAGACAGCATTATGTTTTATGTCTCAGGTCAATTGCTGACTGAAGACTATTACGTGGCTAACAAATTTATAAAAGGGTTTATTGGTAATAATAACATCGACTCCAACTCTCGGCTGTGCATGTCGTCCGCAGTAGCTGGGCACAAACGTGCGTTTGGCGCAGATCTTGTGCCGGGTAATTACGAGGATTTAGAGGTTTGTGATTTATTGGTACTGGTAGGATCCAATATGGCGTGGTGCCATCCTATTTTATTTGGTCGATTTTTAGCAGCCAAAAAAGCCAATCCTAATAAAAAACTGATTGTGATAGATCCGCGCCGTACGGACTCTTGCGAGTTTGCCGATTTGCATTTACCAATTGCTGCGGGCACGGATACACATTTATATAATGGGTTGCTGCATTACTTAGATCAGCAGGGTTGCCAAGATGATGAATATGTTAGCCAAAGCTTGGGCGTTGATGATGCGGTGAATGCGGCCAAAGCATGGAGCATTGATAAAGTCGCCAGTGCTTGTCAAGTGTCTGCGGATAGTATCCGCCAGTTCTATGAAAGCGTTGCCGCCACTGATAAAACAGTCACTGCCTTTAGTATGGGCGTCAATCAATCACAAAGTGGAACCGATAAGGTCAATGCTATTATCAATACCCATTTGTTCACAGGGCGTGTAGGCAAAGTAGGGGCCAGTCCGTTTTCACTTACTGGACAGCCTAATGCAATGGGTGGACGAGAAGTCGGCGCCCTTGCCAATTTGTTAGCGGCGCATTTAGAACTAGACAATGCCGATCATCGTCAGCTCGTGGCAGACTTTTGGCAGTCGCCTCAAACTATCGCCCCAAACGTGGGTGTCAAAGCCTGTGATGCGGCTGCTGCCATATTAGATGGTCGTATCAAGGCCATTTGGATTATGGCTACCAACCCAGTGGTTAGCTTGCCAGATGCCGATAATTTTCGCCAAGCGCTTACCAAATGCGATCTAGTGATTGTCTCTGATTGCTCGGTAGACAGTGATACGGTGAAGTGTGCTGACATTGTATTGCCTGCCCAGGGGTGGGGCGAAAAATCTGGAACGGTCACCAATTCTGAACGGCGTATATCTCGGCAGCGGGCATTAATGCCTGCGTTGGGGCTTGCCAAACCAGATTGGTGGATACTGTCTCAAGTTGCCACACGAATGGGGTTAACGGGGTTTGATTATCAACATCCTAGCGAGATATTTAATGAACACGTGGCATTGACCGCTTATGGTAATACGCATAGCCACAGAACATCTCACTCTAATAAGAATTACCCTCGCTACCTGAATCTTAGCAAAGACTTGTCTGCTTTAATGACAGATGAGGTACCAGCCGATAAACCTGCTCAACAATATATTAGCCAGCATATTAACCAGAACGGCAATCAAACATATCAGCCAATCGCACTCAGTCAGCAAGCATACGAAGAGATGTTACCATTTCAATGGGGTGGCACGCGTATCTCTATGATTGATAAGATAAAACCTTTAGAAAACGAGATCATTAATTCCGAGGCTGCTGTTACCAAGTCACAGTTGATTGCTATTACGCCCTCTGATGAAGCGAGCGTAGCCAATGTGCATCGACATCAAAGCAGGAAAAACTCCCAACTGATTGTTGATAATCGAACACCCTTTAAACACGAGTTTGAGCATGATACTCAACCTGAAAACGAAGTGGTTTATTTACGCCTGATTACTGGCAGGCTGCGTGATCAATGGCATACCATGACTCGCACTGGCCTTGCACCGCAGTTAAATCAACATCAGCCAGTACCGACACTGACCATACATCCTAATGATGCACGGCAGCTAGGTGTTCAAGATAATGACTTTGTACAACTGCATCGTAGGTTTGAAAACCACGGAAAGTATGAAAGTTATGAGAACGGCGTGACCAGTAACGGCATAGTCAATGATACCGCGATGAGTACGGCTAAGGATGGCAACGAGTCCACAAGTATCGTACTAGCTCAAGTTGCCATTAGCGATACGTTGCGCGTTGGTGATGCATTTATGCCCATGCATTGGAGCAATGCTTTTGCTAGCTTTGCTCGGGTAGGCCCCCTTATTCCAACAGTCGTCGATCCACTTTCAGGGCAGCCAGAGCTCAAAAATTCGGCGATTAGTGTCACGCCTGTTCCTATGCAATCATTTGGCAAGATTTTGGTGCATCCTGAGTGGCAAGACGCCGTTATAGTGCAATTACGTACTATTTTGGTCAATTTTTCTGCCAAAGCGTCAGAGAAAGGATTGTCTGAAACAAAATGCGAAGCACGTTCAAATAATATTGTGCCAGAGGCATTACCTGCACTTACTTGGAGTTTGAGTCATCAAAATAACAGCGTCTTGATCAATCTCGCTAGCCCGATGGTGGAGGCTAGTAGTACCTTAGCGTGCCCCGAGTTTTGGCAGAATTTTATAGCGTCTATGCAATCATTATCACAGCCAAACCCTCAAGAGGGTGTCATGCATACGGCGTTTACGGTCGATAATGTACAGAATCAATTGCGTTTTATTGTGACTCAATCTGCGCCTGAGATAGACTCAAATAACGCTGCTATAAATAGTGGGTCATCTGATGATGAAAGGCCTAGCACACAACTGATTATGGCTATTTATGTTGCTCCAACGCAAAAGCAATTACCGAGTGTACGTTGGCTCGATAGCTGCTTTACGGATACTAGTCAAATACCTGTTAATCAACGATACAAATGGTTGCTAGCGGGGCGGCCTGCCAGTGGTTATGTCGATCCAGGACCCTTGGTATGCTCTTGTATGTCAGTTGGAAAAAACACCATTCTCAACGCTATCACGCAGCATGGTTGTACTAGTGCGACGGCAGTGGGTAAGCAGTGCCGAGCAGGTACCAATTGTGGCTCTTGTGTGGGGCAAATCAATGCATTAATCGCAGAATGTACCCCATTAGCGCAAGCTTAA
- the cobA gene encoding uroporphyrinogen-III C-methyltransferase, protein MDQHCAENVQTCTKRGTVHLIGAGSGDPELLTLKAWRVMQRAEVVLYDSLVSEDILDMCASTAEKIFVGKRRANHALPQESINELLVKHALAGKMVVRLKGGDPFIFGRGGEELQEVVRHGIHFESIPGITAASAAASRAGIPLTHRDHAQSVKFVTACKKNGAPNNDYSELMDSSQTVVFYMGLHRLHEMTQGLIAAGRDSETPFAIISHATMPTQQVLIGTLSDIADQQAEAKLPTPALLIMGDVVTLYHEFADYNLGAMGKGEFVDVDKVISSNDLIPNLESIA, encoded by the coding sequence ATGGACCAACACTGCGCAGAAAACGTGCAAACTTGCACCAAAAGAGGCACTGTGCATCTGATTGGCGCAGGATCTGGTGACCCTGAGCTGTTAACCTTAAAAGCGTGGCGAGTAATGCAGCGCGCAGAGGTAGTATTATACGACAGTCTGGTGTCTGAAGATATTTTGGATATGTGCGCGAGCACGGCGGAAAAAATATTCGTTGGTAAGCGCCGCGCCAATCATGCATTACCACAAGAGAGTATTAACGAGCTACTGGTCAAACACGCGCTGGCAGGTAAAATGGTGGTTCGCTTAAAAGGTGGCGACCCTTTTATTTTTGGGCGCGGCGGCGAAGAGCTGCAGGAAGTGGTGCGTCATGGCATTCATTTTGAGTCTATTCCAGGCATTACAGCTGCCAGTGCCGCTGCTAGCCGTGCAGGAATTCCACTAACGCACCGTGACCATGCCCAATCGGTCAAGTTTGTCACTGCTTGCAAAAAAAATGGGGCGCCTAATAATGATTATAGTGAGCTAATGGACAGCAGCCAGACAGTTGTGTTTTACATGGGTTTGCACCGTTTGCATGAGATGACACAAGGGTTGATAGCAGCGGGGCGCGACAGCGAAACGCCTTTTGCTATCATTAGTCATGCCACTATGCCAACGCAGCAAGTACTTATCGGCACATTAAGTGATATCGCTGATCAGCAAGCTGAAGCAAAACTACCAACCCCTGCACTATTGATTATGGGTGATGTGGTCACTTTATATCATGAGTTTGCAGACTATAATCTTGGCGCCATGGGTAAAGGTGAGTTTGTTGATGTTGATAAAGTGATAAGCAGTAATGATTTGATACCCAATTTGGAAAGTATTGCGTAG
- a CDS encoding LysR family transcriptional regulator — MNGMNRLDIKQLRVLQALLDLKNLSQVARKMGLTQQAISEQLRKLREVFDDRLFIRQGNSMVATPKALSMQRPIDQILKQLEDLLEPEVFMPHTYKGIFTISATDYATQALLPQLFNITRRDAPDLKLIVRDFASDNINQLIAAGELDLLITFPEFIPDNLSYVTLFEEQHLCVTGCENTFATEPLTLAQVAAHAQLVVSPSRANLRGSHDQWFAEKGLKRNIVMSVPSFSAVPDILHTTDMIAFYPSRLLPSSKVKELKVEALPPTFKVIAAWHPRTADSGIHRWLIEQLRNL, encoded by the coding sequence ATGAATGGAATGAATCGGCTCGATATTAAGCAACTTAGAGTATTACAAGCGTTACTTGATCTGAAAAACCTCTCACAAGTTGCACGTAAAATGGGGCTGACCCAACAAGCCATCAGTGAGCAGTTACGCAAGTTACGTGAGGTGTTTGATGATCGCTTGTTTATTCGTCAAGGCAATAGCATGGTGGCAACGCCAAAAGCGCTATCGATGCAGCGACCTATTGACCAGATATTAAAGCAGTTGGAAGATTTGTTAGAGCCAGAGGTTTTTATGCCGCACACATACAAAGGCATATTTACGATTAGTGCGACTGACTATGCGACGCAGGCATTATTACCGCAATTGTTTAATATTACGCGACGCGACGCACCGGATTTGAAGTTGATCGTGCGCGACTTTGCCTCGGACAATATCAATCAGCTGATTGCAGCAGGCGAGCTTGATTTGTTGATTACTTTTCCAGAGTTTATCCCTGATAACTTATCGTATGTGACTTTATTTGAAGAGCAACATTTATGCGTTACAGGTTGTGAGAATACCTTTGCCACAGAGCCATTAACGCTGGCGCAAGTGGCTGCACACGCGCAGCTAGTCGTGTCACCTTCACGTGCTAATTTACGTGGCTCTCATGATCAATGGTTTGCAGAAAAAGGTCTAAAACGAAACATTGTGATGTCGGTTCCTAGCTTTTCAGCCGTACCAGATATTTTGCACACGACTGACATGATTGCGTTTTATCCTTCGCGATTATTGCCGAGCAGTAAGGTCAAAGAGCTTAAGGTTGAAGCATTGCCGCCTACTTTTAAGGTCATCGCAGCATGGCATCCACGTACTGCTGACAGTGGCATACATCGTTGGTTAATCGAGCAATTACGAAATCTATAA
- a CDS encoding alkene reductase yields the protein MPDTKTLFSSVALGPYTLKNRIVMPPLTRSRSTQPDNIPNDLMASYYAQRASAGFMVTEGTQIEPRGQGYAWTPGIHSSAQVEGWKKVTQAVHDKGGIIFAQLWHVGRVSHTSLQPNGAQPVGPSDITADNVKVFIETGPGAGALADPSEPRALSTDEVGELVSMYAAAARNALEAGFDGVELHCANGYLVNQFISEHNNTRNDQYGGSLTNRLRFLKEIIAAVSDVVGADRLGVRFAPLFASTDETRVYLGLVESDPHHTYIEAIKVLEQAGIAYLSIAEADWDNAPDLPDTFYQAVREEFSGRIIYAGKYTVQKAVNILEKGYGDLFAFGRPFIANPDLPERIANNWPLNEVDPTTMYGGTDVGYSDYPRYQE from the coding sequence ATTCCAGATACAAAGACATTATTTTCCTCTGTAGCACTTGGGCCTTATACGCTCAAAAACCGCATCGTAATGCCGCCTTTGACACGCTCTCGTAGCACGCAACCTGACAATATCCCTAATGACTTAATGGCCAGCTATTATGCACAGCGTGCGTCAGCAGGCTTTATGGTGACGGAAGGTACGCAGATTGAGCCAAGAGGTCAAGGTTATGCTTGGACGCCAGGTATCCATTCATCAGCCCAAGTTGAAGGTTGGAAAAAAGTCACGCAAGCAGTACATGACAAAGGCGGTATTATTTTTGCTCAGCTTTGGCATGTAGGCCGTGTGTCGCACACCAGCTTGCAGCCTAATGGTGCTCAGCCGGTAGGGCCTTCTGATATTACTGCTGACAACGTAAAAGTCTTTATTGAAACAGGCCCAGGTGCAGGTGCATTGGCTGATCCAAGTGAGCCACGAGCTCTTAGTACTGATGAGGTTGGTGAACTGGTAAGTATGTATGCGGCCGCCGCACGCAATGCATTGGAGGCAGGTTTTGATGGGGTAGAGCTGCATTGTGCCAATGGTTATTTGGTCAATCAGTTTATCTCTGAGCATAACAACACACGTAATGATCAATATGGTGGGTCGTTGACCAATCGTTTGCGCTTCTTAAAAGAGATAATAGCCGCTGTCAGTGATGTGGTCGGTGCTGATCGTTTAGGCGTGCGTTTTGCGCCTTTGTTTGCGAGTACGGATGAGACGCGTGTGTATTTAGGCTTGGTAGAGTCAGACCCTCATCATACGTATATTGAGGCGATTAAAGTCCTTGAGCAAGCTGGCATTGCTTATTTGTCCATTGCAGAAGCCGATTGGGACAATGCGCCTGATTTACCAGACACTTTCTATCAAGCAGTCAGAGAAGAATTTTCAGGCCGTATTATTTATGCTGGCAAATACACGGTACAAAAAGCCGTAAACATTTTAGAAAAAGGCTACGGTGATTTATTCGCGTTTGGTCGTCCTTTTATCGCTAATCCAGATCTACCTGAGCGTATCGCCAATAACTGGCCATTGAATGAAGTAGATCCTACCACGATGTATGGTGGTACCGATGTTGGCTATAGTGATTATCCTCGCTATCAAGAGTAG
- a CDS encoding DUF305 domain-containing protein has protein sequence MEAAKQKNMNPYVKFTLMILTSTVIMYIMMYFNTYQWDHIYFSETRAYMALYMGAGMAVVMLAFMTNMYKKTKVNLMIYGLSVLMFAVGIWGVRSQATVDQVDWMQAMIPHHSIAILTSSRADIEDPRVQQLADDIIKAQKREIDEMKQLIDELE, from the coding sequence ATGGAAGCTGCTAAGCAAAAAAATATGAACCCTTATGTAAAATTCACCTTAATGATTCTGACATCGACTGTCATCATGTATATCATGATGTACTTCAATACCTACCAGTGGGATCACATTTACTTTAGTGAAACCCGAGCGTATATGGCGCTTTACATGGGTGCCGGTATGGCAGTGGTCATGTTGGCATTTATGACCAATATGTATAAGAAGACCAAGGTCAATTTGATGATCTATGGTCTGAGCGTATTGATGTTTGCTGTTGGTATTTGGGGCGTCAGATCACAAGCAACGGTCGACCAAGTCGATTGGATGCAAGCGATGATACCGCATCACTCGATTGCCATTCTCACCAGTAGCCGCGCTGATATTGAAGATCCGCGTGTGCAACAGCTTGCTGATGATATTATAAAAGCCCAAAAGCGTGAAATTGATGAAATGAAGCAGTTGATTGATGAGCTTGAATAA
- a CDS encoding copper resistance protein B, whose translation MKISKKNLSFIGLSSLVLLTCSFATAAEMSSMDHSGMDMSGMDHSGMDMSGDMSGMDHSGMDMSGDMSGMDHSGMDMSGDMSDMDHSGMDMSGDISDMDHSGMDMSGDMSGMDHSGMDMSGDISDMDHSGMDMSGDMSGMDHSGMDMSGDMSGMDHSGMDMSGMQGGQPPADARSPDYSNGVPYGQYGKPMMMGSMPLWGVSVDDLGYQFDEDQINFEAEGWYGTDSNRIRLRTEGSAQTKDDKEIDSLSSLAYWKPLSIFWNGEAGVAYDTENDNAAIMAGIVGTAPYFIETDARAYLYTDGQLRLDLGAEYEWRLDQRWVIIPEVGLTAFSKDDHDNGITKGFNEMEAEVRLTYETFSRQLAPYVGVSYETALGKARGQRRQENESVDSSSLTAGVKFWF comes from the coding sequence ATGAAAATATCTAAGAAAAATCTGTCATTCATTGGTTTGTCATCGCTAGTCTTGCTCACATGCTCTTTTGCAACAGCTGCTGAGATGTCGAGTATGGATCATAGTGGCATGGATATGTCTGGTATGGATCATAGCGGTATGGATATGTCAGGCGATATGTCTGGTATGGATCACAGCGGCATGGATATGTCAGGCGATATGTCTGGTATGGATCACAGCGGCATGGACATGTCAGGCGATATGTCTGATATGGATCATAGTGGTATGGATATGTCGGGCGATATATCTGATATGGATCACAGCGGCATGGATATGTCAGGCGATATGTCTGGTATGGATCATAGTGGTATGGATATGTCGGGCGATATATCTGATATGGATCACAGTGGCATGGATATGTCAGGCGATATGTCTGGTATGGATCACAGTGGCATGGATATGTCAGGCGATATGTCTGGTATGGATCACAGTGGCATGGATATGTCTGGTATGCAAGGTGGGCAGCCACCAGCCGATGCTCGCAGTCCAGACTATTCAAATGGGGTTCCCTACGGACAGTATGGTAAGCCAATGATGATGGGCAGCATGCCATTATGGGGAGTGTCAGTAGACGACTTGGGCTATCAGTTTGATGAAGACCAAATCAACTTTGAAGCTGAAGGTTGGTATGGTACTGATAGCAATCGTATAAGACTACGCACGGAAGGTAGTGCTCAGACTAAAGATGATAAAGAAATAGATAGCTTGAGCTCCCTTGCTTATTGGAAACCACTGAGTATTTTTTGGAATGGTGAAGCTGGTGTCGCTTACGATACTGAAAACGATAACGCTGCAATAATGGCAGGTATTGTCGGCACCGCGCCTTATTTTATCGAAACGGATGCGAGAGCCTACTTATATACCGATGGTCAACTTCGTCTTGATTTGGGCGCAGAGTACGAATGGCGTTTGGATCAGCGTTGGGTAATCATACCAGAGGTAGGATTGACTGCCTTTAGTAAAGATGACCATGATAATGGTATTACCAAAGGCTTTAATGAGATGGAAGCTGAGGTTAGGCTGACTTACGAGACGTTCAGTCGCCAGCTAGCACCTTATGTGGGGGTTAGTTATGAGACAGCGCTTGGCAAGGCTCGTGGTCAACGACGTCAAGAAAATGAATCGGTTGATAGCAGTAGTTTGACTGCGGGAGTTAAATTCTGGTTTTAA